From Psychroflexus torquis ATCC 700755, the proteins below share one genomic window:
- a CDS encoding SRPBCC family protein, which produces MHYKTEIIINKPRQEIIDVFENPSLLPLWQRGLKRSRLLSGKNGEEGSKRKLYITIEGQSIKMTETIIKKNLPEEWHGEYSSKGIESVQKNYFEDINENQTKWTSYSEFKFSGFMKVISKLLPEIFKKRSVLVQKDFKAFIEDGKSVKTN; this is translated from the coding sequence ATGCATTATAAGACCGAAATTATCATCAACAAACCTAGGCAAGAGATCATCGATGTGTTTGAAAATCCAAGTTTACTTCCGCTTTGGCAGAGAGGGCTCAAACGAAGTCGGCTTCTAAGTGGTAAAAATGGTGAAGAAGGTAGTAAGCGAAAACTGTATATCACCATAGAAGGTCAATCTATAAAAATGACAGAAACAATCATAAAAAAGAATCTACCCGAAGAATGGCATGGGGAATATTCTTCTAAAGGTATTGAGAGCGTTCAAAAAAATTATTTTGAAGACATCAACGAGAATCAAACTAAATGGACCTCTTATAGCGAATTTAAATTTTCAGGCTTTATGAAAGTGATTAGCAAATTGCTGCCTGAAATCTTTAAAAAACGATCTGTTTTAGTCCAAAAAGATTTTAAAGCTTTTATCGAAGACGGTAAGAGTGTGAAAACAAATTGA
- a CDS encoding OmpH family outer membrane protein produces the protein MKQIIYIALLTLSLSAFSQTKVGTINNEYILSQMPEIKDVEEKLKIYSAKLDSTIQQKYLEYQEVVANYKEGEKDMSDLMKKMKQGEVVDLEENLQKLQENSSKMLQIQQDEYLRPLYNKIGKTVEAIVIEDGFTQIFDENNSIIYIDPKFDITLKTLEKMGIEVKDNPDVTPE, from the coding sequence ATGAAACAGATTATTTACATTGCTTTATTGACTTTAAGCTTAAGTGCTTTTTCACAGACTAAAGTAGGCACCATTAATAATGAATACATTTTATCTCAGATGCCCGAGATAAAAGATGTTGAAGAAAAATTAAAAATTTATAGCGCCAAATTGGATAGCACCATTCAACAAAAATACTTAGAATACCAAGAAGTGGTAGCCAACTATAAAGAAGGGGAAAAAGATATGAGCGACCTGATGAAGAAAATGAAGCAGGGAGAAGTTGTCGACTTAGAAGAGAATTTACAAAAACTGCAAGAAAATTCCTCTAAAATGCTTCAAATACAACAGGATGAATATCTGAGACCACTTTATAATAAAATAGGAAAAACAGTAGAAGCTATTGTCATAGAAGATGGGTTTACTCAGATCTTTGATGAAAACAACAGCATCATTTATATCGACCCTAAATTTGACATCACTCTTAAAACCTTGGAGAAAATGGGAATTGAGGTCAAAGACAATCCAGACGTAACCCCTGAATAA
- the guaB gene encoding IMP dehydrogenase, translating into MTHSKVKGLGFTYDDVLLVPAYSDVLPRTVSIESKFTRNISLNVPIVSAAMDTVTESRMAIAIAREGGIGVLHKNMTIEQQALKVRRVKRAESGMIIDPVTLPITATVKDANDSMREHSIGGIPIVDDSKKLIGIVTNRDLRFEQKNDRPIKEVMTTKNLVTVSEGTSLKEAEVILQKHKIEKLPVINKNNELVGLITFRDITKLTQKPFANKDQYGRLRVAAALGVTNDIVERATALVKAGVDAVVIDTAHGHTKGVVDVLKLIKKEFPNLDVVVGNIATAEAARYLVEAGADAVKVGIGPGSICTTRIVAGVGSPQLSAVMEVSEALKGSGVPVIADGGIRYTGDIPKAIAGGADCVMLGSLLAGTKESPGETIIYEGRKFKSYRGMGSVEAMHKGSKDRYFQDVEDDIKKLVPEGIVGRVPYKGELVESMVQFIGGLRAGMGYCGAKDISALKENAQFVQITSSGITESHPHGVIITKEAPNYSR; encoded by the coding sequence ATGACACATTCAAAAGTAAAAGGATTAGGCTTTACCTACGACGACGTTCTTTTAGTTCCTGCTTACTCAGACGTCCTTCCCAGGACTGTAAGCATCGAAAGCAAATTCACAAGAAATATATCACTTAATGTTCCAATAGTCTCTGCCGCCATGGATACGGTAACAGAATCTAGAATGGCCATTGCTATTGCAAGAGAAGGTGGAATTGGCGTTCTTCATAAAAATATGACCATAGAGCAACAAGCCCTTAAAGTTAGAAGAGTGAAGCGTGCTGAAAGTGGAATGATCATAGATCCTGTTACACTTCCCATAACCGCTACTGTGAAAGATGCTAACGATAGCATGAGAGAGCACAGTATAGGAGGTATTCCTATTGTAGACGATTCTAAAAAATTAATAGGTATTGTTACCAATCGCGATTTGCGTTTTGAACAAAAAAACGATAGACCTATTAAGGAGGTCATGACCACCAAAAATTTGGTCACAGTTAGTGAAGGGACTTCCCTTAAGGAAGCTGAAGTTATTTTGCAAAAACATAAAATTGAAAAACTTCCAGTTATCAATAAAAATAACGAACTCGTAGGTCTTATTACCTTCAGGGATATAACAAAATTAACTCAAAAGCCATTCGCAAATAAGGATCAGTACGGGAGGTTGAGGGTTGCTGCAGCATTGGGAGTGACCAATGATATTGTAGAAAGAGCGACCGCTTTAGTAAAAGCTGGTGTAGATGCCGTTGTTATTGATACAGCACATGGCCATACGAAAGGGGTGGTAGATGTTTTGAAACTCATTAAAAAAGAATTTCCAAACCTCGATGTTGTGGTTGGAAATATAGCAACAGCAGAGGCTGCAAGATATTTGGTAGAGGCTGGCGCAGATGCCGTGAAAGTCGGAATTGGTCCAGGTTCTATTTGTACCACACGAATTGTTGCTGGAGTAGGTTCTCCTCAATTATCTGCGGTTATGGAAGTTTCTGAAGCTTTAAAAGGATCTGGTGTTCCTGTAATTGCAGATGGAGGAATTCGATATACAGGTGATATTCCCAAGGCTATTGCTGGAGGCGCAGATTGCGTGATGCTTGGATCGTTGCTGGCTGGAACCAAAGAATCTCCTGGAGAAACCATCATTTATGAGGGTAGAAAGTTTAAATCTTATAGAGGAATGGGATCTGTAGAAGCTATGCATAAGGGCTCTAAAGATAGATACTTCCAAGATGTTGAAGATGATATCAAAAAGCTAGTACCAGAAGGCATTGTAGGCCGTGTTCCTTACAAAGGAGAATTGGTAGAGAGTATGGTGCAATTTATTGGCGGATTAAGAGCAGGTATGGGCTATTGTGGAGCAAAAGATATTTCAGCTTTAAAAGAAAATGCTCAGTTTGTTCAAATTACAAGTTCTGGTATCACAGAAAGTCATCCACATGGGGTCATCATTACTAAAGAAGCTCCTAATTATAGTAGATAA
- a CDS encoding NADP-dependent oxidoreductase, with product MKALQIVKYDEIKDGLSINKIKKPAVKANDILVEVKAAGLNPIDYKIVEGQLKGMISLNLPCTISFDVSGVVVEKGIDVNNFEIGDEVYSRVPQEQMGTVAEFVAINSDFVAKKPDNISFEKAAGLPLVGLTAIQALERVGLKENDRILIHAGSGGVGSFAIQYAKAKGAIVYTTTSTKNVDWVKALGADRVIDYKTEDYKEVATNLDIVFDTLGDNYTFDAFQIIKEGGKVTTIVGPPDEETAKQMGMTNYTLPEKLSKLIDEKSADYELTWMQPNAKQLKEIATMVEDRAIKPIVDFIYSLENGIDAYEYLASGKAEGKVIISLSLN from the coding sequence ATGAAAGCCTTACAAATAGTAAAATATGATGAAATAAAAGATGGATTATCCATCAATAAAATTAAAAAACCAGCCGTAAAGGCGAATGATATTTTAGTTGAAGTTAAAGCTGCAGGATTAAACCCTATAGATTACAAAATAGTGGAAGGTCAACTGAAAGGTATGATTTCTTTAAACTTACCTTGTACAATTAGTTTTGACGTGAGTGGTGTAGTTGTTGAAAAAGGCATAGATGTAAATAATTTTGAAATTGGAGATGAAGTCTATTCTAGAGTCCCGCAAGAACAAATGGGGACAGTAGCAGAATTTGTAGCGATTAATAGTGACTTCGTCGCTAAAAAACCAGATAATATCTCTTTTGAAAAAGCTGCTGGTTTACCATTAGTTGGACTCACTGCAATCCAAGCTTTAGAGCGTGTTGGTCTTAAGGAAAATGATAGAATCCTAATTCATGCCGGCTCTGGAGGTGTAGGTAGTTTTGCCATTCAGTATGCAAAGGCAAAAGGAGCTATTGTGTATACGACTACCAGTACTAAAAATGTAGATTGGGTTAAAGCTTTGGGCGCCGACCGTGTAATCGATTATAAAACAGAAGATTATAAAGAAGTTGCTACTAATTTGGATATCGTTTTCGACACTTTAGGAGACAATTATACTTTTGATGCTTTTCAAATCATTAAAGAAGGTGGAAAAGTAACGACAATAGTAGGTCCGCCAGACGAGGAAACAGCAAAGCAAATGGGTATGACCAATTATACACTACCCGAAAAATTATCAAAGTTAATTGATGAGAAGTCCGCTGATTATGAGCTAACTTGGATGCAACCTAATGCAAAACAACTGAAGGAAATTGCAACTATGGTTGAAGATAGAGCTATAAAACCCATAGTAGATTTTATTTATTCTCTTGAAAATGGAATAGATGCCTACGAATACTTAGCTTCAGGAAAGGCAGAAGGAAAAGTAATCATAAGTCTTTCTCTAAACTAA
- a CDS encoding ABC transporter permease, with product MSLKIIWSLFKKEAELVLNDYSILLVLLAAPLLYFLLIGSTYVNKDEENVSVGIVDLDQTRSSKAFLNKINTTQKVAITKSYTNLSEARSGLYKFDVQGIITIPSGFEKKLKKNESSPIGLILNNTKFLSSNDINKTVNLVSLDYALESRQKFFESKGINPSFAEQKANPITAQIHAVYNPTNNYGNFLLPALLFLILHQTLLIGLAESIASDREKGLMQVGFEESKNNFLNYILGKTGFYLLLYFAYLLLTYLVVYPFFDLPVKGNFFILIIVSLIFFSATIVYGWFISSFFKSQTRAMEIIAFTSYPVFLVTGITWSVSEMPLFLQFISNLIPLKPFFIFLKKLAIMGVESHLYLNEIIHLLVLLLIGYIAAFLRFRYLQKQMLKIKPSRLTPLNLNQSNTGKSL from the coding sequence ATGAGCCTGAAAATAATATGGAGTCTATTTAAAAAAGAAGCCGAATTGGTACTTAATGACTACAGCATCTTATTGGTTTTGTTGGCTGCGCCATTGCTCTATTTTTTATTAATTGGCAGCACCTACGTGAATAAGGATGAAGAGAACGTGAGCGTAGGCATAGTAGATTTGGACCAAACTAGAAGTAGTAAAGCATTTCTAAATAAAATAAATACAACACAAAAAGTAGCTATAACCAAAAGCTATACCAATCTTTCAGAAGCTAGAAGTGGATTATACAAATTTGACGTACAGGGAATTATAACTATTCCCAGCGGTTTTGAGAAAAAACTAAAGAAGAATGAAAGCTCACCTATAGGGCTCATATTGAATAATACAAAGTTTTTGTCTTCAAACGATATTAATAAGACCGTGAACTTGGTGTCATTAGACTATGCCTTGGAATCACGCCAAAAGTTCTTTGAGTCTAAGGGCATCAATCCTTCGTTTGCGGAGCAAAAGGCTAATCCTATAACGGCTCAAATCCACGCCGTCTATAATCCTACTAATAATTACGGAAACTTTCTACTGCCAGCCTTGCTATTTCTCATTTTGCACCAAACCTTATTAATTGGCTTAGCAGAAAGTATAGCGTCAGATCGAGAAAAAGGGCTTATGCAGGTTGGTTTTGAAGAAAGTAAAAATAATTTTTTGAATTACATTCTTGGTAAAACAGGATTCTATTTACTACTGTATTTTGCTTATTTATTACTCACTTATTTGGTGGTCTATCCATTTTTTGATTTACCTGTAAAAGGGAATTTCTTTATACTAATAATCGTATCGTTGATATTCTTTTCGGCTACTATAGTATATGGATGGTTTATTTCTTCCTTTTTTAAATCGCAAACAAGAGCTATGGAAATAATAGCTTTTACATCATACCCTGTATTTTTAGTGACAGGTATTACTTGGTCGGTAAGCGAAATGCCATTGTTTTTGCAGTTTATTTCAAACCTTATTCCTTTAAAACCCTTTTTTATTTTTCTAAAGAAACTCGCTATTATGGGCGTCGAAAGTCATTTGTATCTTAATGAAATCATTCATTTGCTAGTCTTACTATTGATTGGTTATATAGCTGCATTTTTAAGATTCCGGTATTTGCAAAAGCAAATGTTAAAGATAAAACCTTCAAGATTAACACCATTAAACTTAAACCAATCCAATACTGGTAAGAGTCTTTAA
- a CDS encoding ABC transporter permease, translating to MFKNWPVYLVFKRELLRLARQKSARNLFIIVPVVVFFLLGAIYYKGALREVPIAVYDNDNSTLSRTYIRFLEASPNLKVTHYLSSEESIENAFVKNEVQGVFYIPNNFHKDVLKNIPVRVKIYTNSTNIVFGNLVYKSALEVTQLLSGAAVIKRIASLGINPAKIMGTVLPIDINTKVLGNPQYNYVYYLLPGLTTALLQMIIFMVASRAFNNEWKIKTYTELYTTSDGNVLTMVLGKYFAFLVYGLGLCGLIFAIVFPVFGIPIYGNIGHLLALLLLFMSVNILLGFGVSLLIPNEIIALDVAILYNSPAFVFSGFTFPIWAMPWFNAMYAQLIPYTHFLTGFLKIYQLDTPLHFIWPEVWKLMLFLLVGVLLITAGLIINRKKVFLTQKVDVI from the coding sequence ATGTTTAAGAATTGGCCAGTATATCTTGTTTTTAAAAGGGAGCTGCTGCGATTGGCCAGACAGAAATCCGCAAGAAATCTATTTATTATTGTTCCCGTTGTTGTGTTTTTTCTATTGGGGGCCATCTACTATAAAGGGGCACTAAGGGAAGTTCCCATTGCAGTATATGATAATGATAATAGCACATTAAGCCGCACCTATATCCGATTTTTGGAAGCATCGCCCAATTTAAAGGTAACCCATTATTTATCATCTGAAGAATCCATTGAAAATGCTTTTGTAAAAAATGAGGTTCAGGGCGTGTTTTACATACCAAATAATTTTCATAAAGATGTACTTAAAAATATACCAGTACGGGTGAAAATATACACCAATTCCACCAACATCGTTTTTGGAAATCTGGTGTACAAATCTGCACTAGAAGTCACACAATTACTTAGTGGTGCTGCAGTGATTAAAAGAATAGCGTCATTAGGGATTAATCCTGCCAAAATTATGGGCACGGTCCTTCCCATCGACATCAACACAAAGGTATTGGGAAATCCTCAATACAATTATGTCTATTATTTATTACCCGGACTCACAACAGCCTTATTGCAAATGATCATTTTTATGGTTGCTTCGAGGGCTTTTAATAACGAATGGAAAATAAAAACCTACACAGAACTATATACTACTTCAGATGGAAACGTTCTCACCATGGTTTTGGGTAAGTACTTCGCATTTTTGGTATATGGACTTGGACTATGCGGATTGATATTTGCTATTGTATTTCCCGTATTTGGAATACCTATCTATGGAAATATTGGACATCTACTGGCTCTATTATTACTTTTTATGAGTGTCAATATTTTACTTGGTTTTGGGGTTTCATTGCTTATTCCAAATGAGATAATTGCCCTGGATGTAGCCATATTGTATAATTCTCCCGCATTTGTGTTTAGTGGTTTTACATTTCCAATTTGGGCGATGCCTTGGTTCAACGCCATGTATGCCCAGCTCATACCTTACACTCATTTTTTGACGGGGTTTCTTAAGATCTATCAATTAGATACGCCTTTACATTTTATTTGGCCAGAGGTCTGGAAACTCATGCTTTTTCTTTTGGTAGGGGTGCTTCTAATTACTGCGGGACTTATTATTAACAGAAAGAAAGTTTTTCTAACTCAAAAAGTCGATGTGATATGA
- a CDS encoding HlyD family secretion protein, translating to MKKAYITLAIPILIILFSIVYFIIRANRTEPKIYVGMLETTEINISSEIPGRVNAILIEKGNRVKKGQVLATLEPDIFDAKKGQAKGMVKAARSLVDKAEFGTRIEEISALQNQYQVAKSQFDFAEITYKRYQALYADDIISKQEMDELQFKYDAANEQMNAAKSIWEMAKSGVRKEDVKAAHGGYERAKEVFNEVEAYYDELQIIAPTSGIISNQIAEEGEVMAAGYPILTLQKPEKIYAIFNVRENHLADFQMDNLYKAKVPGLGNEEVSFKVSYISPMADFATWVPVKAKGEYELKTFEIHLKPQERIDELRPGMSIQIYK from the coding sequence ATGAAAAAAGCATATATCACCTTAGCGATTCCGATATTAATCATCCTGTTTTCAATTGTATATTTCATTATTAGAGCAAACCGTACTGAACCAAAAATATATGTAGGCATGTTAGAGACTACCGAAATAAATATCTCCTCTGAAATTCCAGGAAGGGTAAATGCTATATTAATAGAAAAAGGAAATAGGGTAAAAAAAGGACAGGTATTAGCCACATTAGAACCCGATATATTTGATGCAAAAAAAGGCCAAGCTAAAGGTATGGTAAAAGCCGCCCGTTCTTTGGTTGATAAGGCAGAATTCGGTACGCGAATAGAGGAAATTAGTGCGCTTCAAAACCAATATCAAGTAGCCAAAAGCCAATTTGATTTTGCCGAAATAACCTATAAAAGATATCAAGCCCTTTATGCTGATGACATTATTTCTAAACAGGAAATGGATGAACTTCAATTTAAATATGATGCGGCCAATGAGCAGATGAATGCTGCAAAATCCATTTGGGAGATGGCCAAAAGCGGAGTTAGAAAAGAAGATGTTAAAGCAGCTCATGGAGGCTATGAAAGGGCTAAAGAAGTTTTTAATGAAGTTGAAGCGTATTACGACGAACTTCAAATAATTGCACCCACTTCAGGAATAATAAGTAATCAAATTGCTGAAGAAGGAGAGGTCATGGCCGCAGGATATCCTATTTTAACGCTACAAAAACCAGAAAAAATATATGCCATATTCAACGTCAGAGAAAATCATTTAGCAGATTTTCAAATGGATAACCTTTACAAGGCAAAAGTACCCGGTTTGGGTAACGAGGAAGTGAGCTTTAAGGTCAGTTACATTTCGCCTATGGCAGATTTTGCCACTTGGGTGCCCGTAAAAGCCAAAGGCGAATACGAGCTTAAAACCTTTGAGATTCACCTAAAGCCTCAAGAACGTATCGATGAACTACGTCCTGGTATGTCCATACAGATTTACAAATAA
- a CDS encoding TolC family protein, whose product METSSKIFMTLVSLVLFTLFAKGQEREINISDALELSYNNNEKIKRYSERVQQKIYENKAAKGNFLPSINLLGGFTYLSENMEVNTSQLKSSLDDLGGRYGAAFVDAYGDQIGLDGITSETAYSTIVNSLGQLPSYNVIIDNQQIPTAAITATQPIFMGGKIIASNKYAKAELQSANIELRQIKDGIANELIERYLDVMLLNQVIKTRQQAYDGMVKHKEQAARAIQLEILPKHVLLRAKVAVANAEKDLNNDQNKMQLAEMALRSTMNLPDSIQFRVMDSITYQNIYLDFDMLLNTAYAQQPILELIDQKEIMAKQAHKIEKSKFMPNIAAFGTYTMFRDQLPIIPPKFIVGVQAQLNIFNGFKDLNKLKVSKHLQNEVKNAKKYATQQIHLLVKSNYTNALNQQKLYNSHIVTVDLAKENLRINTRRFEEGLGKSIDVIDASLLYEKSKVDQLVALDGYYRAIANLYTTIGEPEKIIPIIGK is encoded by the coding sequence GCGAGAAATAAACATCTCTGATGCATTAGAATTAAGCTATAATAACAATGAGAAAATAAAACGGTATTCCGAGCGCGTACAGCAAAAGATCTATGAGAATAAGGCAGCCAAAGGCAATTTTTTACCATCGATTAATCTTTTGGGCGGCTTTACCTATTTGAGTGAAAATATGGAGGTGAACACGTCTCAACTTAAAAGTTCGTTAGATGATTTGGGCGGCAGATATGGTGCTGCTTTTGTGGATGCCTATGGCGATCAGATAGGCTTGGATGGCATAACATCAGAAACGGCTTATAGTACTATTGTAAACTCTTTAGGGCAACTTCCGTCATACAATGTTATTATCGACAACCAACAAATACCAACGGCAGCTATCACTGCTACACAGCCTATCTTCATGGGAGGGAAAATTATTGCGTCAAATAAATATGCAAAAGCCGAGTTACAGTCTGCCAATATAGAGTTAAGACAGATTAAGGATGGCATTGCCAATGAACTTATAGAACGTTACCTTGATGTGATGCTTTTAAATCAGGTCATTAAAACACGCCAGCAGGCGTATGATGGAATGGTGAAACATAAGGAACAGGCAGCACGAGCCATTCAGTTGGAGATTCTTCCCAAACATGTTTTGTTGAGGGCTAAAGTAGCAGTCGCCAATGCGGAGAAAGATCTTAATAATGACCAAAATAAAATGCAATTGGCAGAAATGGCTCTGCGTTCTACCATGAATTTGCCAGATTCAATACAATTTAGGGTCATGGATAGTATTACATATCAAAATATTTACCTTGATTTTGATATGCTTTTAAATACTGCCTATGCCCAGCAACCTATTTTGGAACTGATCGACCAAAAGGAGATCATGGCGAAACAAGCTCATAAAATCGAGAAATCTAAGTTTATGCCGAATATAGCCGCTTTTGGCACCTACACTATGTTCCGCGATCAACTACCGATTATTCCTCCTAAGTTTATAGTTGGAGTACAAGCACAACTAAACATTTTTAATGGGTTTAAAGACCTTAACAAATTAAAAGTTAGTAAGCATTTACAAAACGAAGTGAAGAATGCAAAAAAATATGCCACACAACAGATTCATTTGCTTGTTAAGAGTAATTATACCAATGCCCTTAATCAGCAAAAACTGTACAATAGTCATATAGTAACAGTTGACTTGGCCAAGGAAAACCTTAGAATTAATACGCGACGTTTTGAAGAAGGTCTCGGAAAGTCCATTGATGTTATAGATGCTTCGCTTTTGTATGAAAAATCAAAAGTAGACCAATTGGTAGCTCTCGACGGTTATTATAGAGCCATCGCCAATCTATACACTACTATAGGAGAACCAGAAAAAATAATTCCAATCATCGGCAAATAA